From the genome of Carnobacterium viridans:
GATTTTTCAGTTGTCCAAAAAAAGAGCGCAAGCGATTGCGATTAATGTTATCTACATTCATCGCAATGACGGATAAGGCAATCGTAGTCAAGGTAGTTTCGCGGAGTTTGGTGCGGATATTTTCCATACCGAAACAACGCTTCAGTAAACTGAAGCCGCGCTCAACTTCTACACGATCTGCATTATCGCGATATTCGATTTCTTTGTCTCTGGTTTGGTCTTTCTTTGGACGACCAAGTGATGGTCCGGCTAGGCGAATGCCTCGTATTTTGCAGTAAGACCTGTTTTCTCGATTTCGATAGATCTTGTCGGCAAGAACCCGCTCAGGATAACGTCCGTTTCGATCGTAGAAACGGCGGACAGCTTGAACCAACACAGAAGCTTCATTGTAGGCATCAAAACTGGTCTTTTCAATCCGTGCCATCCCATTTGAATCGATACTCAGATCTAACTTCGCGCCGAATTCAACTTTTGCTTTGGCTTTCCCTCGAACAATAGGTCGCAGCCATGGTTGAGAAAAGCTGACAATCCGGTCTTTTACGGAATGCGTCTTTTTATCGAACATTTCCTTCTGCTGGTCATAGATACGACAAATAACTTCGAATGTTTTTTGTTGTTTCTCGTTCAGTTTGATTCCATGCTCGAGATAGCCTTTGATGTAATCGATATCTCGGCGCACATATCCAAGCAGCTTCCGTATTTTAGGGCGCAACCATTTGGCTGACTTTCTTTTGCGGCGAACAATTGACAAATAGTCTTTTCTAGCTTTCTTGCGATACATACGAGGCTTAGAGAATCCGTTGGTTTCACAAATGTCGTCTACCATCTTTTCTGCATGCGTACGTGCTTCATTGAGCAGTTCTGTATCCGTAGGATACTTGATTTTTTGAGGTGCACAAGTTGCATCTAAGATCAATGTTCCGGCATTCCCTGAATCATTCGAATCTGTATCGTCATCAGTGTCGTTATCGTTATCTTGATTTTCTTTGTCTTTGGCTAAGGCGTACTCAGTAATTTTTTCATTGATCTCGGTCAGTGTAACAGCGTCCAAGCGTTTGCGAAAATAAACCATCGTCGAAGAGTCGAATGGTTTTTCCTCTTGATAGCCGGGCAAGCCGATAAAGAATTGAAGATAAGGGTTTTCTTGGATCTGAAGGACAGTCTCTTCATCAGAATAACCGTATTCTATTTGAATCAAAAGGGCACCCAGAGCCATACGAAGCGGTTTGGCGACATTGCCTTTTTGATTGCGAAAGTTCTTGGCATAGCCTTTTTCCAGTTCAGCCCAAGGGATCCATTCCGCTTTTTCAATCCATCTATTTTTCGGGTTCATTTTTAGTCCCATTGGTTGGTTGAAGTCTTCGAAAGCGATTTGTGAATACGGTTGTGATTTATACATGTTTCTGTCCTCATTTCAGTAAAAGTGCAAGGTTTTGTTTAACATCCTATAAAAACCCTTGCATCTATTATATCAATCATTAGTTGTAAAAGGCAGCAGAATAAGCATAGTTTATTATTCAGTAGACATTAAATATATAGCTCTCTACCAGAATTTCTACTTCTTTTTTCTCTTCAGTAAGGTGAAAAAGAACTTTATTCCCTTTTAAAATTCTTAAAGCTAACGCTAAACGATCCGACATAATCATTCCACTTTTCTTGACTATTTTTCCTTAAGCATAAATAAAAGCTAGTTATAGGGCTAAATATATGCCTACAACTAGCTTTTATAATTTAGAAACTACTAATTTTAAATTAATCAGAGTTACAAGTACTTTGGTTAATGGAGATTATGTTTACTAATTATTAAAAGTATCTATAAAAAATTAATTATTTTTTTTTTTATTTCTTTTGACTCTGATAAGTTCAATTACAGTAAGCGCTATAGCGGTATATAATGCTCCGCCGATAAAGTCTTGATTTACTATATACTCTATTGAAATACCAATAAGACTAGAAAAAACCATTATTAGTATAATATTAGCATACGGGTGCTTTTCTGCAAAAATTTTATAATTATCAAACACATACTCACCTCTAATTTATAAATCTACTTCGTTTTATATTTTGTTGCAACATGTTTCCCTGCTGCATTATACCCTTTACTCATATAAAACTCTACCCAACCATTTCCACTTGTATCCCATTTTTTTGCAACTGCTTTTCCTGGAGTACTTCCTAATTTAGTCCATTGTGCTGAGTTCAATAATGCTGATACAATATATACTGGTAGTCCAATTGTTCCAGCTACAGCCCCTATCCCTGTATAGAAAGCAGTGTTGATCGCACCTGATAGAACGCCTCTACTAATTGATATATGAGTATACCCCCAAGCTCCCCATTTAGAAACGCTAGTGCTTCCAGCTACAGCTCTTGCTATTTCAATATTTTCCTCATAAACTACAATAACTGGACCGTCTTCCTCATATTCAATTGTATATTTTTGAGAATCAGTAGCATCATCAGAATTTTCTTCACTTTCAGTTATAACTGGTTCTTCTTCTGTAGCTATTTCATCCTCTTGAATATCATTCTCTAAAACAATTTCCTCGTTAGAATTAAATTCACTATTTTCGCCATCAGAAAATCCAGCAGCACTTACGTATGTAGGTAACCCATAACTAGCTAACATGCTTCCTGCTAATAAACTAAGTACAATTTTTTTCATTTTATTTCCCTCCTATTTTGTAAAAAAGTTATTATTTCGCTATTAGATTATCAACTTAGTACTACACCCTCCTTTTGCTTTTGTAACTTTATTATGTCTACATTTAGCTATGAATAATAGCACGTATTGGTTTACATCTTAGCAACCATTAGGTGCTAACAGAGTAATAAGGTGTTTTTAATCTACTAAATCAGACTTTCGAAGGAAATAATAACCTAAAATTATTAAAGCGTATCCAAAAGATATATTTTGAGTGAACACAGCCAAAATAGCTCCACTAAAAATAATGATAGACAAAAATTGATAACAGTTTCTTTTGGTTAATTTTTTCATTATGGTATCTCCCATAGCCATTCTCCTAACCTAGTAGTTCATAATCAAATTATCTATCGAATCTTACGAAACAAACAGAACGCAACAGTTTACATAGTAGCAACCATTAGGTGCTAAAAGGCAACTAATAGCTTATAGTCAATGATCTTTACTTTCGGTATGATAGAACAAAGAATGATAGAAGGAGGAATAATTATGGCCTTAGGAGAACGATTGAAGGCAAGTAGAGTTAATAAGGGATATTCGCAAGGAGATGTAGCAGACCATTTAAATATATCAAGACAATCCATTTCAAAATGGGAAAATGGCAATAGTTATCCTGATTTAGATAATTTAGTAAAATTAAGTACGTATTACGAAGTTTCGATAGACGAATTATTGAAAGAAAATCAAGAACTTAAAAAAAAAATAGAACAAAATGAAGTTAAAATAGAAGAAAATGTTCAAAAATTAAATTTCATTCAGGGAACAAGCGAAAAGGATGAGGGCTTAATTTTGTTAGTTCTTTCTTTTTTGGGCTTCTTAATTACTCCTTTAGGCTTAATCACCTCGCCCTTATTAATTGTTAGAAATAAACAAACAAATACACTATATAAGTTTGTTTACATAGCGTGTATTTGTTGTATTGCTTACAATTTATTTATAGGGTATGGAATTTTAAGTGATATTTTTGGTTGGGGAACCACCACTGTTGAATATCTAGGTGAATAGTCCTTAATAGGTTATAAAATACTGTTTTAGCATAACTAATAAAAATAATTTAGAAACATATTACGATTTAAGATTTGAATTCACCTATTAAGTAAAGTTAATACTAATGCTATGACGAATAGTAAAATGTTTATATATCGAATAATTAAATAATATTTAGGTAACGATTTATGATTCTCTTTTAATTCAATAATACTTGTAGTTATGGCAATCAAAAGAATACCAATATTCCCTTCTATATGTTCAGGATAAAAAATAAAACCCGTAAATGCTGCTATAAATATTAGTCCTAATAGGATAGTTTTCAGCTTATAATTAATGACTTTTTTATTTATATACATCACCTCTCAGTTAAATTTTAGTAAGTTAATCTACCAGTAAGCTATGTATGATTATCAAATTTATAGTTGTTTATGTTAAAAAATTAATTATCGTATAAATCAGTAAGATTGCACATATAATGACGACAACTATTTCAAGTACACTGTATATCTTAGGTATTCTTTTATAGTTCATCCAAATGTTATAACTAGTAGAAGGGATAGCTATTATAAGTAATATAATTCCTATAAGACCACCTTCAGCATGATCACCAGGGGAAATAATCAAGCCTATGAGAAAGATTGTAACCATTATAAGGAATGATTTAGCTCTTTTTTCTGATGTCATTAAATAACCTCTATTCATTTAGTTTGTACTATACCTTATCTATTTCTATAAATGTGAAGGAAGGAGTAAATTTTTTTAGTCCTCTAACTCTGATTTTCGCAGGAGATAATAACCTAGAATAATTAAAACATAGCCAAAAATAAGTTCTGTATTTAATACAGCCAAAATAGCCCCACAAAAAATAATAATCGATACAACCTGATAACAACTTCTTTTAGTTAGTTTTTTCATTATGATATCTCCCATAGTTAATCTCCTCACTGACTAATTCCTAATCTTATTATCTAGTTAATTTATTAAAACTAAAAGAACGCATTGGTTTACATAGTAGCAACCATTGGTTGCTACTATGTAAACTATTGCGTTATAGGCAATAAACCTTACTTTCAGTATGATAGTAATAAGTAAAGATGAGGAGGAGGATCATTGTTATTAGGCGAAAAATTAAAAAGCAGTCGAATCAAAAAAGGTTTTTCTCAGAACGATGTAGCCGAAGAGTTACATATTTCAAGACAATCCATTTCAAAATGGGAAAATGACATCAGCTATCCTGACTTAGACAACCTGGTTAAATTAAGTACCTATTATCAAGTTTCAACTGACCATTTATTAAAAGAGAAGCCCTAATAATAGATAGTCGGGACTGAAAATTAAAGGAGTAAAAATTAAAATGGAAAAAACTAAAGTAAGCCGATTAAAAGAAGGTTTTTTATATGCCTTACTTTTTATAGGATTCAATATAATAAAGAAACTTATTTTTGATTATGGAGAAACGAGTCAACTTTTCAATGAATTAAGCCACGCACCAAGGTATGTACTTGGAGTACTTATCCTTACTATTGTAGTAGTATGGCTGTTTATTGGTTTGCTAATTGGAGTAGTATTAATAGTTACCGATACCTTGAAAAGATAATTAGCCTAAACCAATCTAAAATAGCAGAAATAAATGCTACACTACTGTTAAATAAATTTAATAGGACATAGATTACCCCAATCACATTCTAAATTTTATTTAATTTAAGATTATATATTATAGGAGGTTTTTTTTTGAATAAAAAAATTTTTAAACAACCAGTTTTTTATCTAGCACTATTTAACTTTTTTATAGGTTTAATTTTTATTTTTCAAGATGGGATTCTTGCAAGAATAGCTAGTTATCTTTTCCAACTTAATTTTATATTTAGCATGTATATATTAAAAAATACTGAAAATAAAAAATGATTAAAGTTTGAGAGTGTAAAATATTTTGTGTAAATGAATAAAAACCATACAAAAAAGGAAGTCCCTTCTGTAGAATAAAGTTAACGACAACCAATTCACAGAAAAGAGGACTTCCCTATGAATGATTTTACTACAGAAATTGTACAAACACTAGTCACTAAAGGCGATTTAAATGGATTATTCCGTTCCCACTTAGAAAGAGCGATAAACACCCTCCTACGGACAGAATTAACAGCTTTCTTGGATTATGAAAAATATGACCGCACTGGTTTTAATTCAGGTAATTCGAGGAACGGATCTTATTTCCGATCAATCAAAACCGAATATGGTGAATTAACATTGGAGATACCTAGAGATCGAAATGGCGAGTTTAAACAACAAACTTTACCAGCATACAAAAGAACAAATGACACATTGGAAACTACCATTATCCATTTGTTCAAAAAAGGCGTTACGATGTCTGAAATCGCTGATTTAATTGAAAAAATGTATGGACATCACTATACTCCACAAACCATGTCAAACATGACTAAAGTGCTGACTGAAGAAGTAAATGCATTTAAAGCAAGAGCCTTAAATGATAAGTATGTCTCTATTTTTATGGACGCTACTTATATTCCATTAAAACGTCAAACCGTGTCCAAAGAAGCCATTTACATTGCCATTGGAATACGAGAAGATGGCACTAAAGAAGTACTAAGTTATGCAATTGCTCCGACTGAGTCAACACACGTTTGGAATGAGCTACTACAAGATATTAACTCCAGAGGGGTTCAAGATGTCTTGCTCTTTATTACAGATGGCTTAAAAGGTATGAAAGACACCATTCATAAAATTTATCCAAAAGCAAAATACCAACATTGTTGTATCCATGTGTCTCGTAATATTGCTCATAAAGTACGTGTCAAAGACCGAAAAGAAATCTGTGATGACTTTAAGACTGTTTATCAAGCCAATTCAAAGGAAGAAGCGAATACTTTCTTGTCCTGTATGGTTGAGAAGTGGCAGAAAACTTATCCTAAAGTGACGCAGTCACTCATAGAAAACCAAGATTTATTGACTTTCTATGAGTTTCCGCCTAGTATTCGCAGAACCATTTACTCAACCAATCTGATCGAGTCTTTCAATAAGCAAATCAAGAAATACAGCCGCAGAAAAGAACAGTTTCAAAATGAAGAATCATTAGAACGTTTCTTAGTATCCATCTTTGATACATACAATCAAAAATTTCTAAACAGAAGCCATAAAGGTTTCCAACAAGTAACCGATACATTAGCTTCAATGTTTACTAAGTAACAGATTATTTTGCAGAAGGACGATTTATTTACACAAAATTATTGACGCTCCCTCAGTATTAGGAACGACAATTGATAATTTATTTATTAATAATGAAATAATCAAAATATAGAATAACTTTTTTATAAGATACTTGAATACGAAAGAGAGAGATTAAAAAATCACTCTCTTTTTTTGTTAAAAATAATCGTGTATCAAGAAGTTTCTTGATACACGATTATTTTTAATTTAATGTATTAAAGGGGAGGAGCTAGTGCAAAAGTATGTTTTCTAAAAAAACTATCTCTTCGACAATAATTAAATAAAAGACATTCCCACTATTGGATAAATATTCTAGTAGTTTTGGGAGTTTTTTTCAAAAATCTATTTGTCTCAGTCCCTCTAGCATCATTATTTTATATGATTATTATTTTTTACAGTTTTAAATAAAGATGTACATTGTGTTTTTTTTGAGAGTGTAAAATATTTTGTGTAAATGAAAAAATCCATACAAAAAAGGAAGTCCCTTCTGTAGAATAAAGTTAACGACAACCAATTCACAGAAAAGAGGACTTCCCTATGAATGATTTTACTACAGAAATTGTGCAAACTCTAGTCACTAAAGGCGATTTAAATGAATTATTCCGTTCGCACTTAGAAAAAGCGATAAACACACTCCTACGGACTGAATTAACGGCTTTTTTAGATTACGAAAAATATGATCGCACTGGTTTTAATTCAGGTAATTCGAGAAACGGTTCTTACTTTCGATCAATCAAAACCGAATATGGTGAATTAACATTGGAAATACCTAGAGATCGTAATGGTGAGTTTAAACAACAAACTTTACCAGCCTACAAAAGAACAAACGATACATTGGAAACCACTATTATCCATTTATTCGAAAAAGGTGTTACGATGTCTGAAATTGCTGATTTAATCGAAAAAATGTATGGGCATCACTATACTCCACAAACCATGTCCAATATGACTAAAGTTCTGACTGAAGAAGTAAACGCCTTTAAATCCAGAGCCTTA
Proteins encoded in this window:
- a CDS encoding IS5 family transposase; translation: MYKSQPYSQIAFEDFNQPMGLKMNPKNRWIEKAEWIPWAELEKGYAKNFRNQKGNVAKPLRMALGALLIQIEYGYSDEETVLQIQENPYLQFFIGLPGYQEEKPFDSSTMVYFRKRLDAVTLTEINEKITEYALAKDKENQDNDNDTDDDTDSNDSGNAGTLILDATCAPQKIKYPTDTELLNEARTHAEKMVDDICETNGFSKPRMYRKKARKDYLSIVRRKRKSAKWLRPKIRKLLGYVRRDIDYIKGYLEHGIKLNEKQQKTFEVICRIYDQQKEMFDKKTHSVKDRIVSFSQPWLRPIVRGKAKAKVEFGAKLDLSIDSNGMARIEKTSFDAYNEASVLVQAVRRFYDRNGRYPERVLADKIYRNRENRSYCKIRGIRLAGPSLGRPKKDQTRDKEIEYRDNADRVEVERGFSLLKRCFGMENIRTKLRETTLTTIALSVIAMNVDNINRNRLRSFFGQLKNRKKSCLVLLNFSPFQISPIVQ
- a CDS encoding helix-turn-helix domain-containing protein, with the protein product MALGERLKASRVNKGYSQGDVADHLNISRQSISKWENGNSYPDLDNLVKLSTYYEVSIDELLKENQELKKKIEQNEVKIEENVQKLNFIQGTSEKDEGLILLVLSFLGFLITPLGLITSPLLIVRNKQTNTLYKFVYIACICCIAYNLFIGYGILSDIFGWGTTTVEYLGE
- a CDS encoding IS256 family transposase, whose product is MNDFTTEIVQTLVTKGDLNGLFRSHLERAINTLLRTELTAFLDYEKYDRTGFNSGNSRNGSYFRSIKTEYGELTLEIPRDRNGEFKQQTLPAYKRTNDTLETTIIHLFKKGVTMSEIADLIEKMYGHHYTPQTMSNMTKVLTEEVNAFKARALNDKYVSIFMDATYIPLKRQTVSKEAIYIAIGIREDGTKEVLSYAIAPTESTHVWNELLQDINSRGVQDVLLFITDGLKGMKDTIHKIYPKAKYQHCCIHVSRNIAHKVRVKDRKEICDDFKTVYQANSKEEANTFLSCMVEKWQKTYPKVTQSLIENQDLLTFYEFPPSIRRTIYSTNLIESFNKQIKKYSRRKEQFQNEESLERFLVSIFDTYNQKFLNRSHKGFQQVTDTLASMFTK